TTGCGCATTCATCAGCTGCACGACCGGCTGGAAACGACTTTAAAACAGGCATTACGGTTCGCCGTTAGCGAGCAACGGCTGAAAGCGGACGTGGATATTGCAGCGCAAGCCAATTTATTCATGTGCTTCGTGATTGGCCGCTGGTATCAGTTTGTTAACAGCGGATTCAGGCGTGATCCGCTGGCCAATTGGGAAACGCAACGATTGATTTTGTTGCCGAAGGAACTACTTTAAAGTGCAATAACCATCAGTTTCTGATGCATTATTTTTTACCGGTCATTGCGCCGGCATACCGGGCAGAGCGGGTCCTTATTTAATCTGACCGAGCGCCAGTTCATTGCGAGACCATCCAGTAGCAGCAGACGGCCGTTCAGACTCTGGCCGATATTCAATAGAATTTTTAGCGTTTCCGCGGCTTGCATGCTGCCGATGATACCAACCACAGGCGAGAATACACCCATAATTGCGCACGGCATATCCTCCTGGTCTCCAGCAAGCGGATATAAACAATGATAGCAAGGACTGCTGTCATGGCGTAAATCGAACACACTGATTTGACCGGAGAATTGCACCGCGGCACCGGAAATTAGCGGTTTCTTATGAGTGACACAGGCCCGGTTCACATGATGGCGGGTACTGAAGTTATCACTGGCGTCAATGACCGCATCGGCTTGCGGGACCAGCTGCGACAATTCTTCTGCATCGACATGCGCTTGAATTGTAGTGATATGGGTTGCGGGATTGATTCTGTGCAGCGTTTGTTTTGCCGACTGTGTTTTGGCTAAACCGATGGCGCCGCTATCATGGATGATCTGACGCTGCAAATTGGTTAAATCAACTTGATCGCCATCACAAATGGTCAGATGGCCAATTCCGCTGGCGGCGAGATACAAGGCG
The DNA window shown above is from Nitrosomonas sp. Is35 and carries:
- a CDS encoding molybdopterin-synthase adenylyltransferase MoeB, whose product is MDDQQLLRYSRHILLPQIDIAGQEKLNQSHVLIIGAGGLGSPAALYLAASGIGHLTICDGDQVDLTNLQRQIIHDSGAIGLAKTQSAKQTLHRINPATHITTIQAHVDAEELSQLVPQADAVIDASDNFSTRHHVNRACVTHKKPLISGAAVQFSGQISVFDLRHDSSPCYHCLYPLAGDQEDMPCAIMGVFSPVVGIIGSMQAAETLKILLNIGQSLNGRLLLLDGLAMNWRSVRLNKDPLCPVCRRNDR